One window of the Rosa rugosa chromosome 3, drRosRugo1.1, whole genome shotgun sequence genome contains the following:
- the LOC133740851 gene encoding carbonic anhydrase 2-like, with the protein MASQLAIHRLNKFLSEKEDLDEVAAAKIDKLIAELQTPGDHFDPVQTIVNGFMDFKIHKFDKYPCLFDKLALGQSPKFLVFACSDSRVSPSIILNFKPGEAFMVRNIANLVPTFSQLRYSGTGAIIEYAVTQLKVENILVIGHSKCGGIQRLMEHPEDGSVPFDFIDDWVKIAQDAKDKVKAEGGGHEACAREAVNVSLENLLTYPYVHKEVSERKIALRGGYYDFVNGVFELWEKHESHSLPPMIIPPPQLKM; encoded by the exons ATGGCTAGCCAGTTGGCAATTCATCGATTGAACAAGTTCCTCAG TGAGAAGGAGGACTTGGATGAAGTGGCTGCTGCCAAAATTGACAAACTAATTGCTGAGCTGCAAACGCCCGGTGATCATTTTGATCCGGTTCAAACGATTGTAAATGGGTTCATGGACTTCAAGATCCACAAATTCGA CAAATATCCATGTCTGTTCGACAAGCTTGCCTTAGGACAAAGCCCCAAA TTTCTGGTGTTCGCATGCTCAGACTCTCGAGTGAGCCCCTCTATTATCCTTAACTTTAAACCTGGGGAGGCCTTCATGGTTCGCAACATTGCTAACTTGGTTCCTACATTTAGCCAG CTAAGATACTCGGGAACTGGAGCAATTATAGAATATGCCGTCACACAACTCAAG GTAGAAAACATTTTGGTTATTGGGCATAGTAAATGTGGTGGGATACAGAGGCTTATGGAACATCCAGAAGATGGCAGTGTTCCCTT CGACTTCATAGATGACTGGGTTAAAATTGCCCAGGATGCCAAGGATAAAGTTAAAGCAGAGGGAGGAGGACATGAGGCTTGTGCTAGG GAAGCTGTAAATGTCTCTCTGGAAAACCTGCTAACTTATCCTTACGTTCATAAGGAGGTATCGGAAAGAAAAATAGCACTTAGAGGTGGTTACTATGACTTCGTCAATGGAGTTTTCGAGCTCTGGGAGAAACACGAATCTCACAGTTTACCCCCCATGATCATTCCGCCTCCACAATTAAAGATGTGA
- the LOC133739864 gene encoding potassium channel SKOR-like produces MRDISQTLYFPNIVNVPLFKGCSTEFINQIVIKLHEEFFVPGEVIMEPGNVVDQIYFVCHGVLVGMLQDGKMCSLMILKFKMQPTML; encoded by the exons ATTTCACAAACCTTATATTTTCCAAACATTGTAAATGTTCCTCTCTTCAAGGGATGCTCAACGGAATTCATCAATCAGATT GTTATTAAACTACACGAGGAATTTTTTGTCCCTGGAGAAGTGATAATGGAACCTGGAAATGTGGTAGATCAAATTTATTTTGTCTGTCATGGTGTACTG GTGGGCATGCTCCAGGATGGCAAGATGTGCAGCCTCATGATCCTCAAGTTCAAGATGCAGCCAACCATGTTGTGA